Proteins encoded by one window of Cylindrospermum stagnale PCC 7417:
- a CDS encoding thioesterase II family protein: protein MKTEIPNLWIKCPQSNPQANLRLFCLPYAGGGTSIFRRWPQELPSNVELCAIDLPGRENRIGEKPISNLEILTEKLVEVLLQHLDKPFALFGHSMGALIVYELARKLQQKNVNPVYLFVSGRPAPNVLELYPPLHLLPDAEFIEKLTNIYSAIPDAVLKDKELMELFLPVLRADLTLVETYIHSQVEPLDCPIVALGGLEDNEASHDYLVTWREYTRSSFSVEMFPGGHFYLNENRQPLLQLISQTLKDYL from the coding sequence ATGAAAACAGAAATACCTAATCTCTGGATTAAATGCCCCCAGTCCAATCCACAAGCCAATTTACGCCTATTTTGCCTACCCTATGCAGGCGGTGGAACATCGATTTTTCGTCGCTGGCCTCAAGAATTACCGTCAAATGTAGAGCTTTGTGCGATTGATCTGCCTGGAAGAGAAAATCGCATCGGAGAAAAACCAATTTCAAATCTTGAAATTCTGACAGAGAAATTAGTGGAGGTCTTGCTGCAACATTTGGATAAGCCATTTGCGCTCTTTGGCCATAGTATGGGAGCGCTAATTGTTTATGAACTAGCTAGGAAACTCCAGCAAAAAAACGTCAATCCGGTTTATTTGTTTGTATCAGGTCGCCCTGCTCCTAACGTACTTGAATTATATCCGCCCCTTCATTTGTTACCTGATGCAGAATTTATTGAAAAATTAACCAATATTTACTCTGCTATACCAGATGCAGTCCTAAAAGACAAAGAACTCATGGAGTTGTTCTTGCCTGTCTTGCGAGCAGACCTGACTTTAGTAGAAACATATATCCATTCTCAAGTGGAGCCTCTTGATTGTCCCATTGTTGCTTTGGGTGGTCTTGAAGATAATGAAGCCAGTCATGATTATCTTGTTACTTGGCGTGAGTACACCCGTTCCTCATTTTCAGTAGAGATGTTCCCAGGTGGACACTTCTACCTGAATGAAAATAGACAACCCTTGTTGCAGTTAATATCTCAAACACTAAAAGACTATTTATAA
- a CDS encoding helix-turn-helix domain-containing protein, with amino-acid sequence MLVIDFKVEDRAKVLRLNAHGWYVEKIAAHFDWTPETVSEVLHKWQKLGLEGLWDQSGRGGKTKYTKEDIINLEECLKKEARTYNSLQLVQKLERDCAPPSAGGDRQIKLSPDRLRLVLKKGGHLEASFEFATKESKTQKPGK; translated from the coding sequence TTGCTCGTCATAGACTTCAAAGTCGAAGACCGAGCCAAAGTATTACGGTTAAACGCACATGGCTGGTATGTTGAAAAAATAGCTGCTCACTTTGACTGGACTCCGGAAACAGTGAGTGAAGTTTTACATAAGTGGCAAAAACTAGGTTTAGAGGGGCTTTGGGATCAATCAGGTAGGGGTGGAAAAACAAAGTACACCAAAGAAGACATCATTAATTTGGAAGAATGTCTTAAAAAAGAAGCCCGTACATACAATAGCCTTCAACTGGTTCAAAAACTGGAAAGAGATTGCGCTCCGCCCAGTGCCGGAGGCGATCGCCAAATTAAATTAAGTCCCGACAGGTTAAGACTGGTACTAAAAAAAGGGGGTCATTTGGAAGCGAGCTTTGAATTTGCCACAAAGGAAAGCAAGACCCAAAAACCAGGGAAATAA
- the gntT gene encoding guanitoxin biosynthesis MATE family efflux transporter GntT, whose product MNLILPDKYNFIPRYLQLALANVLSSIMVPLANIASVIFLGHLEDIRHFAGVNIAGNLLNFLYLALFFLRMGTTGVTAQAVGRDDREGMLLVGLRNGLIALVLGVALILFQYPLGELGFALLNVTPEIKSSGLAYFNTQIWGAPAILLNFVMIGWFLGREKNGLVVLLSVLGNGGKIALDYLFIIHLGWESVGAGVSYATSQYLSLLVGLIFFCMEFQWLEIRTLFGKIWDIPAIKANLTLNINILISNLILLVVSLTFSYQGVQMGTLIYAQNALLWQIFTLNTYFVEGLGLGTETLVGNFKGKGDSERLAPVVIVNLSAALVVGLFFGGVCVLFSDTVFSLFTNHTEVTSNINTFLPWLQLTLVFSSIGFSLEGYFLGLAQGDILRNVSLVALVVGFVPVNFATMKFSSNHVLWLSLSLFYAIRMMLFVVKLPSTFGSDVDNGDVSLPALEANRASGSDTKLL is encoded by the coding sequence ATGAACCTGATACTTCCAGATAAATATAATTTTATACCACGATATTTACAGCTAGCTCTAGCTAACGTCCTATCGAGTATTATGGTCCCACTGGCCAATATAGCCAGTGTCATCTTCCTGGGTCATCTTGAAGACATCCGCCACTTTGCTGGAGTCAACATCGCTGGAAACTTGCTTAACTTTCTCTATTTAGCTTTATTCTTTTTACGAATGGGAACTACTGGAGTTACAGCGCAAGCAGTCGGACGAGATGACCGAGAAGGTATGTTGTTGGTAGGACTGCGTAATGGGTTAATTGCTCTAGTACTAGGTGTCGCCCTCATACTCTTTCAATACCCTTTGGGAGAACTTGGGTTTGCCCTGCTAAATGTTACCCCAGAGATAAAATCTTCAGGGCTTGCCTATTTCAACACCCAAATTTGGGGAGCGCCTGCAATTTTACTCAATTTTGTCATGATAGGTTGGTTTCTAGGGCGAGAAAAAAATGGCTTAGTTGTGTTGTTGTCAGTCCTTGGCAATGGTGGCAAAATCGCACTTGACTATCTATTTATTATCCACCTGGGATGGGAAAGTGTAGGGGCAGGAGTTTCTTATGCCACAAGCCAATATCTATCGTTGTTAGTGGGATTGATATTTTTTTGCATGGAATTCCAGTGGCTTGAAATACGAACCCTATTTGGAAAAATATGGGACATCCCAGCTATAAAAGCTAACTTGACCCTCAATATAAACATCCTTATAAGCAATTTAATTCTTCTGGTTGTCTCCTTAACATTCAGCTATCAAGGAGTACAAATGGGGACGTTGATTTATGCTCAAAATGCCTTATTGTGGCAGATATTTACCTTGAATACATATTTTGTAGAGGGTCTGGGACTCGGTACAGAAACTTTGGTAGGAAACTTTAAAGGAAAAGGAGATTCAGAACGATTAGCGCCCGTAGTTATCGTGAATCTCTCAGCTGCTCTCGTGGTAGGACTGTTTTTCGGCGGAGTGTGCGTGCTATTTTCCGATACTGTTTTTAGCTTGTTCACTAACCACACTGAAGTCACCTCAAATATAAATACTTTTCTTCCTTGGTTACAACTTACCTTGGTATTTAGTTCAATAGGTTTTTCTCTGGAAGGATACTTCTTGGGTTTAGCACAAGGAGATATTCTCCGCAATGTTAGCTTAGTCGCTCTTGTAGTCGGGTTTGTACCTGTCAATTTTGCTACCATGAAGTTTTCAAGTAACCATGTCTTGTGGTTGAGTCTATCTTTGTTTTATGCAATCAGAATGATGTTGTTTGTGGTAAAGTTACCCAGTACATTTGGCAGTGATGTTGATAATGGTGATGTTTCACTCCCGGCTTTAGAAGCGAATCGCGCTTCGGGTAGTGATACAAAGTTGCTATAG
- a CDS encoding helix-turn-helix domain-containing protein produces the protein MKVEQVAVITGLSANWVRKIARRYNATGLEGIVDGHKKVPEANIKP, from the coding sequence ATGAAAGTTGAGCAAGTAGCTGTTATTACAGGCTTAAGTGCTAACTGGGTGCGTAAAATTGCTCGGCGTTACAACGCTACTGGACTAGAGGGGATTGTAGACGGACATAAAAAAGTTCCGGAGGCAAACATAAAGCCTTAA